From one Humulus lupulus chromosome 8, drHumLupu1.1, whole genome shotgun sequence genomic stretch:
- the LOC133794793 gene encoding disease resistance RPP13-like protein 4: MEQIEKTLGSFLKAPESIHGEETNQFRGFTSQDFNPTEIIGMEEDVKRIKGWIFDTNEVFQQVAIVGMGGLGKTTIAQKIFHDNEVLGRFDKMIWVSVSKAYSKENVVRSMLERLGRNVSGIGSNSHLLREVQQVLADKACLIVMDDVWQIDVEWWTNLCSVFPKGGGKRSSIIITTRNEGVANDMGVESSRIHKPNTLNDEHSWALFSKFAFSSRKGACSDPIFEKLGKDITRKCGGLPLAIKTIGALLAAKIDHLHEWREISKSFHSQLTTGGKNSSVMASLQLSYDELPTCLKQCLLCFSIYPEDFEIRAEQLIHWWIGEGLIQGKSSKTAAEIGCEYLSELIKRCLVEVVQQRCYDGRVYNCKMHDMVRELIITNAEEEAFCHFDLQGIQTLTPYSRWLGFTDQMNKNCSLKHVPKLRAMLVLKSSCSSVDFKNFGALRSLRVLDFSNTRLDDISVDDLFDWISSLKRLASLNLSGVQSMEMVPSSIRKLRNLQLLVLTGCNKLKKLSPSITTLRKLIVLDIGFCPLEFLPQGLDKLSYLQELTGFKVTNQSNKKNSQLHELKLLTQLRVLRISISDETEILENETNVLCELKELKVLSIDAENCKRNKKEILEMLDKLAPPPSLQELYLRNYHRETLPIWVNPVKLSELQYLCIENGDLQNLTVEIEDKNCHLTWNIEGLCLKFLTRLEIDWKELQEDMPLLRHLEVSHCYKLKDFPCSVKTPGFWTKKQGPEIYSEESSANLKDDI, from the coding sequence ATGGAGCAGATTGAGAAGACTTTGGGAAGTTTTCTCAAAGCTCCGGAAAGCATTCACGGCGAAGAAACAAACCAGTTCAGGGGGTTTACTTCTCAGGATTTTAATCCAACGGAGATAATTGGGATGGAAGAAGATGTGAAAAGGATCAAAGGTTGGATATTTGACACAAATGAGGTGTTTCAGCAGGTAGCCATTGTGGGGATGGGTGGATTGGGGAAAACAACGATTGCCCAAAAAATATTTCACGATAATGAAGTGCTTGGTCGTTTTGATAAGATGATTTGGGTCTCTGTTTCAAAAGCTTATAGTAAGGAGAATGTGGTGAGGTCCATGTTGGAAAGGTTAGGAAGAAATGTTTCTGGGATTGGTAGCAACTCTCATTTGTTGAGGGAAGTGCAACAGGTTCTTGCTGACAAGGCTTGTCTAATAGTAATGGATGATGTTTGGCAAATTGATGTGGAGTGGTGGACAAACTTGTGCTCCGTTTTTCCGAAAGGAGGTGGGAAAAGGAGTAGTATTATAATAACTACTAGAAATGAAGGGGTTGCTAATGATATGGGGGTAGAGAGTTCAAGAATTCACAAACCCAATACTTTGAATGATGAACATAGTTGGGCTTTGTTTTCTAAGTTTGCCTTTTCTTCGAGAAAGGGAGCCTGCTCAGATCCCATTTTTGAGAAACTGGGCAAGGACATCACCAGGAAGTGTGGAGGATTGCCTTTGGCCATCAAGACCATTGGGGCTTTGTTAGCAGCAAAGATTGATCATCTTCATGAATGGAGAGAGATTTCGAAGAGTTTTCATTCTCAATTGACAACTGGAGGGAAAAATAGCTCGGTTATGGCTTCTTTGCAGTTAAGTTATGATGAACTCCCAACTTGTTTGAAGCAATGTCTATTGTGCTTCTCCATTTATCCTGAAGACTTCGAGATTAGAGCTGAGCAACTTATACATTGGTGGATTGGGGAAGGCCTCATTCAGGGCAAGAGTTCAAAGACAGCAGCTGAAATTGGCTGTGAGTATCTGTCTGAGCTTATCAAAAGATGCCTTGTTGAAGTCGTTCAGCAAAGATGCTACGATGGGAGAGTCTATAACTGCAAAATGCATGATATGGTGCGGGAATTGATCATAACAAACGCAGAAGAGGAAGCCTTTTGCCATTTCGACTTGCAAGGCATTCAAACACTAACGCCATATTCTCGATGGTTAGGCTTCACTGATCAAATGAATAAGAATTGCTCGCTGAAACATGTACCAAAGCTCAGGGCTATGTTAGTACTCAAGTCAAGCTGTAGTAGTGTTGACTTCAAGAACTTTGGGGCACTTCGGTCCCTCAGGGTATTGGATTTCTCTAACACCCGACTTGATGATATTAGTGTGGATGATCTTTTTGATTGGATCAGTTCTCTAAAACGCCTAGCTTCTCTGAATCTTAGTGGAGTTCAAAGCATGGAAATGGTGCCATCATCAATTCGAAAGCTTCGAAATCTTCAATTGTTAGTTTTAACTGGTTGCAATAAGCTGAAGAAATTAAGCCCATCAATTACTACTTTGAGGAAGTTGATTGTATTGGACATAGGATTTTGTCCTCTTGAGTTCCTACCTCAGGGATTAGACAAGCTTTCTTATCTTCAAGAACTTACTGGATTCAAGGTTACCAATCAGTCTAATAAAAAGAACAGTCAACTTCACGAGCTCAAGTTACTAACCCAGCTAAGAGTTTTGAGGATTAGCATAAGTGATGAAACCGAAATCTTAGAAAATGAAACAAACGTCCTATGTGAACTCAAGGAGCTCAAGGTTTTATCCATTGATGCTGAAAATTGTAAGAGAAACAAGAAAGAAATCTTAGAGATGCTCGATAAGCTAGCCCCTCCTCCAAGTTTGCAAGAGTTGTATCTTAGGAACTATCACAGAGAAACTCTTCCCATCTGGGTCAATCCAGTAAAGCTTTCTGAATTGCAGTATCTTTGCATTGAGAATGGTGATCTCCAAAACTTGACTGTTGAGATTGAAGATAAGAATTGTCATTTGACTTGGAACATTGAAGGCTTGTGTTTAAAGTTCTTAACTCGGTTGGAGATAGATTGGAAGGAGTTGCAGGAAGATATGCCTCTGTTACGCCACCTAGAGGTTAGTCATTGTTACAAGTTGAAGGATTTCCCATGCTCTGTCAAGACTCCGGGATTCTGGACAAAAAAGCAAGGCCCTGAAATTTATTCCGAGGAATCCAGTGCCAATCTTAAAGATGATATTTGA